GCCACCCGCCATCCCATCGCGCCCCACGATAGGCCCGGCCAACCTTATCCCGAGGTCTTTTCCGTCCGTCATCGCCTGGGGCGGTGAACGTCGATCAAGCTCCCGCCTGCAGCGGTCCCTCCGGCCCCCTCACCCCAGTTCTGCGTCTTATCCTGGGAACCCATCCCGGGGCGGGTTGCGGAGCCGGGCGTCCCCGAGCTCCCCACAGCCAACGCCGGGAGAAGGACGCTTAACGTCCTGATCATGCTGCTCGCCTGGGTCGCGCGACCATTGGCGCGGCAACCGCTCGGATCAGGCCTCGGAGCCAGGCTGCCCGTTAAACCCAATCTTAGCGCCCGCCGGCTAGGATCAAGCTCCAAGCATCGCCTGATTTCGCCTGAACCGGATGAGACTACAGCGACCGAACCTTTCGTTTGCGGCGCTCGTGCTTGCGAGCACGATGGCGTTCGGGCTGGCGGGCCATTTCGCCGCAAAGGCCGTCATTCGCAATCAGCAGGCGCATCAGCTCAACGAGTTGATCGAGGTCGTTCTGCGCCGCTCTGAATTTGCGGTCGATTTTGCCGCGGCCAGCCTGGACGAGCTCGCGAGGCGCAATCTCGCCAGCTGCGAGCCCGGGGCGTTGCAAGCGATCCGCCTCCACGTCTACCAGCGCTCGGCGATCAAGGACGTCCGCCTCGTCAAACCGGATGGCTCGGTGATCTGCTCAGCTTATTCCGAAACGCTCGAATTCGACAAGGGATGGGTGGATCGCCGCGACATGCTGCCGTCGCGCGACAAGGCGCTTTCGCTGTTCCGCGTGGAGCAGTTCGGCGGCGACGCCTTGGGCGTGCTCAGGGACATCAACAGCAGCTCCGCCCTTGTCGCCATTGTCGGCATCAATGCCAGCCTGCTCGACATCATGCCCGCCGAACTGCGCGCGCACAGCAAGGTGATCCTCGCCTTGAGCAGAGGCGAGAAGCTCGGCGAATTCCAGACCGACGCCGACAAGTCCCTGCTGGAGCCGATCAGTTTCGACAGGAATTCCACTCGCTTCCCGCTTCATGCCACGATCCAACTCGAGCACGCAGTCCTTTCAAGCTGGAACAACGAGGCTTATTGGCCCGCGCTCGCAGTAGCCCTCGGACTTGGCGCAATCTTTGGCATTCTGCTGGCACGCAGCCGTCGAATGGAGGGGCCTGTCGCCGATCTCGATCGGGCGCTGGCGGCCGGCGAATTCAAGCCATACTACCAACCAATCTTCGACCTCAGGACAGGTCAGATCAAGGGCTGCGAGATTCTGGCGCGCTGGCTGCGCCGAGACGGCTCTGTGGTCCCGCCGATGAACTTCATTCCGCTCGCCGAATCCAGTGGGCGCATCCAGGCGATGACCTGGCATCTCCTGGGATCGGCGCTCGCCGACCTGAAGCCCCTGCTGAAGGCGAACAAGAATTTCAAGATGTCCTTGAATGTCGTTCCCAACCATCTCCTGAGTGCGGGCTTCGTTGAAACGCTGCGTCGCAAGGTTCTGACGGCAAGGGTCTCCGCGCGCCAGATCGTGGTCGAGATAACCGAGCGCGACGAGCTCGACGATCTCGCGCGCGCCGCGGCGGTTGTAGCCGAGCTGCGGGACCATGGCTTCCGCGTCGCCATCGACGACGTCGGCGTCGGCCATAGCGGACTGTCCCGACTGAAGGGCCTCGGCGCCGACATGATCAAGATCGACAAGTTCTTCGTGGACACGATCACCGTGGACGCGTCGACGACGACGATCGTGGAAATGCTGGTGGCGCTCGCGAGGGATCTCCACATGACCGTGGTCGCGGAAGGAATCGAGACGGAAGAGCAGCTCCGCGCACTGGTCGCGTCCGGCGTCGAGGAAGGCCAAGGTTATCTCGTTGCGCCGCCCGTGCCCCTCGCCAGGTTCAATGAGCTCGTTGAATCGCGCCGCGTGGCACCGCCAGGCGCGGCGGCCTCCAGCGGCACGGCCTTGGTGGCCTGACTGGCGCGAAGACGTCCGAGCTTTCTTACAGGGCCGAGCCGCCCAAACGTCCCACCTTGAAACCAAACCTGTGCCCGCCCGACCTTTAATGGCGGCAGGGGCCTTTAACGATGTTTTCGGCTTTCGAACCAGACCGGCGATCAACCTTGTATGTTGGCGCCATGCGCAAGAACCACCTCATTGCGGCCGCGAGCATCTGTCTTGCACTGATTGTCTATGCCACCCTGGCGAGGCTGTCGGGAAGACCCGCGCTCATGGGGCATCACGAGGCCTATTGGATCGTCGTGATCGAGCGCTTCAGTGCCTATGGTCTGCTCGGCTTCCTTCTGTCCTTCCTGCTGCCTGGACGGTTCGCTCTGGCTTGCTCTCTCGTCATAGCGGTCGCCATGGGGCTGGAGCTCATACAGGCGTTCATACCCGATCGGGATCCGGGCTTCCTCGATGTGTTGCAGAAGGCGGCAGGAGGCACCGTGGGCGTCATGCTCGCCCAGATGATCTTGGCGTTCTTGCCCCGACCGCCATCCTAAAGAGAGCGGCATCCCTCAAGCGAGATGACCGGTGAGACGCCCAACCGGTCTTTACTTCATCATCTGGCCACGCAGCTCACCGCCCGGGTTCCCGGCCGTGTGGATGTTCGCATACCACTTTCCGGCCAGCAGATCCGCCGCCTGCGCGTCGGTGAGCGTAGCACTGCCTTGGATCGGGCTTTGCGCCGACTTGAACGGCAGGGCGATGCCGGCGTTCTTGCCGGCATCGCTGGGGCCATGGAAATGCGCCCCCATCGCCGGTCCCGTAAGCCCGGCATAGGTGACGATGTAAGTCAGGACCTTCGTCTCAGTGTCGTAGCTTGCCTCGGCCTTGCCTGATCCGGGCGAGCTGTTCGGAGGCACTTCGTTGCTTCCCTTGAGCTCGGCTTTCAGCTTCACGACCTCCGCACCTGCCGTTGCGCTCGTCGCAATGACGCTTCCGACGAGCGCAAGCGTCCCCAACAGTGCCACCGACGGCCGACACACGGCTTTGATCATGCACTCCTCCTGCGGACTCCGCGCCCCATCGCGATTGAACACCGACAATAGCCGGAAATTCCATCGCTGAGCTTATGCTGATTCGGGACAACGACCGCGGGAATTAGCCTTCGCAGTCGGTCACGGGCCGGAACATGCGGCGGCTCAGGCCACCCCACGCCTGTTGTGGAACTCGGTGGGAGCCAACAGCTCGGCCATCTGCCGATGGGTATCGTGCAGCGCCTCGATGGCGCAATCGAGATCGAAATCCGCGTCACGAACGGATGCAAAGAACTTGGCCGTCAGTGCCAGGTCGAGTTTGACGCGCGTCGCCCCGTCGCGACTCCTGCGACGATCGAGCGACAACTGGATGGCGCGGTCCCTGGCCTCCATTGCGCCGCAGCCGCAAAGCGCGCCGAGTTCATCGTATGTCATCCAGATTTGAGGCATGTTCTTCCACCACACTTGATCGGCCGCAGACTAGCTCTCGCTTCTAAAGGCAGAGTTGCTGCAGCGCGCTGCGGCGTGATTTCGAGACAACAGTGTCAATGCAACGCTAATCATGGCAATGGGCGCGAACGCGCGTGGAGCCGCGCGGATCATTGTCGATTTGGCCTTCACCTGGGCGGGCCCGCCGTTGGCGGATGCCGCGGCCGAGAACGGCCGTCGAGCCCCTTGGGCAGCTTGTCGGCATTGAGCTTCACGACCGCGCGTTTGGCATCGGCAGCCGGCGTATCTTCCTGACTGTAGATCAGTGTGGCTTCGAACATCACGTCCGGCGCTTCGCGCGCCGTTCCCGAACAGGTCGCCATCGCACCGCTGCACACGCCCGAGAGCTCGACCTCGACCTCGTCGGGCCCGAACACCGTCGGCGGTCCCTCGGCATATCGCCGTGTGGTCAGAATTGCCGTGAAGCGCTGCTCATCGACCCGATACGAGCCGCCATAGGTGAAGAAGCAGTCGCTGCCCGAAATCCGCCCCTCGGCCAAATGGACGACACCGGTGCCCTGGCCACGCGGCGTCCTGAACCAGGCAGCGTATTTGCCTTCTCTCAGCATTGAAAACATCCGTCGTGAAATTCACCGGTATTTGCAACCAACTGTGGGGCGCGACAATGACCGATGCAGCGGGCATGCCGCCACGGTTAACGCCCGGCAAAATCAACTCGTCAAATTGCTGCCGACGCCCGAAGCGAAGCCGGCTGCGCCCTCAAAACAATTCTATGCCGTCATCGGCTGCCGCGACCGCCTCGACCCGGCGCGTAGCGGCGATCGATGCCAGTCCGAGAGTTTGCAGGAACACCCGGTGGACGTCCCGCTCGCGCTCCATCGTGTAGCGTGCGAAGAGCCCGTCGAGCACGGCCTCGTCTTGCGGCTGCGGCCTTTGCACGCCAACGCTCGTGGTTTCGAGGCGCGCGGCGACCGCGGGCAATGTCGCGGAGCCATCGCCGAGCGCGGTCATCAGGCCCTGCGCCGAATTCATCAGACGCTCGAATTCCGCGCCTTCATCGACGAGCCGGCCCATCAGCTTGCCGAGCCGTTCGTTGCCGGCCTCGACCTCGCGCAGTGCTTGAAGGATCTGCGGCTCGAGCTTGGCGAGCTGCGTGGGATCGCCCTGCACGCGGAGTTGCTTCAGCTCTCTGGCCGAGCGCTCGATGCCGTCGAGTACGGGCCTCAAGCGCCCCGCCCCCGCCGAGACCTGGTCGGCGGTCGCCTTGAGCTCGTTGGCGATGACGACGAAGGCGCTGCCGCGGCTGCCGAGATGACTTGCCTTGAGACCGGCGTTCATCCCGATCAGCGTGATGTCGACGGTCGCCTCGGCAAGCCCGGCGATCGCGTGACGAAACTTCGTCAGCGTGTCCTCGACGATCGCAAGCGCCTCGTCCACCGAGCGGCCCGCACCCTCGCAGGTGACAATCAGGGTCGAGGCGTGAGCCAGCGTCTGCTTGATGCGCGACAGGAACGATGACGCGCCGCCGTCCTCGCCGCCGAACAGCGTGCGGCCGTGGCCGACGACACTGCCGGCATCGCGCAGGATGGCGGTCAGCGCGCGAACGATCTGACCAATGTCGCCGCTGAACTCGCGCTGGGCATCCCTGAGCTGGGCCGCCTGCAACTGGCAAATTGCGCGCGCGCCGTCGTCGCTCGCGACCGGTTCGGGAACGAGGCTCGGGGTGGATCCCGAGGCGAGGCCGAGACCGTGAGAGACATGCTCGAGACGCTGACGCGTGCTGTCGCCGGCCTGCAAGGAGATGATCGCGCTGCCCACCGCCTCGGCGATCTTCCTGGTGCTGGAACTCGTGAGGTCGGTGAGATGGCTGCTGTTGCTGCGCTGGTCGCGCAATCCGGAATGGGCCGCACCGAGCTCGACGCTCTCCGCCGCCAGCTGATTCCGGTAGCGGCCCTCGAATTCCTTTTGCCGGCCGAATGCGGTGGCGACGGCCTCGGACAGACGCTGCTGATCCCGCGCGCAGCCCTCGATCGAGCCCTGCACGGCCTTGCCGAGATCGTAGGCCTCCTGCGTGAAGGCGAGAAAGCCCTCGCGGTCACCGTCGAGCGAGGCTGCCTCGATCCGCGCGCTGCGGGCAATGATGGTGATCATCTGGATGTGCTTGAACAGCGGCTTGAGCAAGGCAGATGCCTCCGCCGTGCTTTTGCCGATCGTCTCCAGCAGGGCCGTCTCGGCCGGAAGCGCCTGCGCCAGCTCGCTGAGCCGCGCGGCGATCTCCTGCAACGCAGTCGCGGCACCCTCGATCTCCGCACCGGCGAGCTCCGAGGAAAGCGTTGCGAGGCCCTGGTTCAGCTCCTTGAAGATCAGATGACCGCGTCCAAGCTCGTGACCGACGCGGGCGAACACGTCCTCGATCCGCGAGGAGACGTCCTCGATCGCGGCGATCGCCTCATTGAGCGTGCTGGCCGGAATGGCGGACATTGCGATCAACCTGCCACCGCAGCGTGCCCGGCCTGGTACCAGAGCATGATCTCGCGCGGAATATGGTGCAGCGATACGACCTTCTCGACGCCGCCATGGGCGATGGCTTCCTTGGGCATGCCGAACACCACGCAGCTCTCTTCGTCCTGCGCCCGCGTCGAGGCACCGAGCTTGCGCATTTCCAGCATTCCGCGCGCGCCGTCGTCGCCCATGCCGGTCATGATCACGCCGAGCGCGTTGGCGCCCGCATGCTGGGCCGCGGAGCGAAACAGCACGTCGACGGAGGGGCGATGCCGTGACACCGGCGGGCCGTCCTTGATCGCGATCTGGTAGCGCAGGCCGATGCGTTGAAGCAGCATGTGACGGGCACCAGGCGCGATATAGGCGCAGCCCGGCAGCACCGGCTCGCCATCCTCGGCCTCCTTGACCCGGATCTGGCACACGCTGTCGAGGCGTTTCGCAAAGGCGGCGGTGAAGCCCGCCGGCATGTGCTGAACGATGACGATGGGCGGGCAATGCGGCGGCAACATCTCGAGGACGTCGTTGAGCGCTTCGGTGCCGCCCGTCGAGGCACCGATGCACACGATGCGCTCCGTCGTCGGCCGGGTCTTGCCCTGCACCGGCGGCGGGATGATGGCGTCGGCCGTCAGCTTCTTCTCGACCACGCGGCGCTCCGCGCGCGGGCGCACCCGGGCGCGGGCCGCCGACTTCACGGCCTCGCGCAGCCGCGTGGAGCATTCGAGCAGCGCCTGCCGCGTGTCGATCTTCGGCTTCGGCACGATGTCGACCGCACCGGCTTCGAACGCCTCGAACATCACGTTCGAGCCCTCCTCGGTCAGCGAAGAGCAGATGATCACCGGAATCGGACGTTGCGCCATGATCTTGCGCAGGAACGTCATGCCGTCCATGCGCGGCATCTCGATGTCGAGGATGATGACGTCGGGGATTTCGTTCTGCAGGCGGCGGGCCGCCGCGAACGGATCCGAAGCCGTCCCCATCACCTCGATATCGGGATCTTCGTTGAGGATCGTTTGCAGGATTTGGCGCACCGACGCCGAATCGTCCACGATCAGCACGCGAACTTTCTCCCTCGGCATTTTAGGCGGCGCTCCGATCAGACCTGGAAAATGGTTGGCTGAACTTGCTTCAAGCCCGGCACGGCACTGTGGATCATCGATTCCGAATGTCCGACCAGCAGATAGCCGCCCGGCCGCAAATGGCTGCACAGCTGCTCGATCACCTTGCGCTGCGTCTCGCGCTCGAAATAGATCAGGACGTTGCGGCAAAAGATGATGTCGACGTCGCGGTCGACCGGATAGGACGCGTCCATGAGGTTCATCCTCATGAAATGCGTCATGCCCCGCAATTCCGGCACCACCCGCACCTCACCGCGCGACCTGTCGCGCGACGACAGGAAATATCGCTTCACAAAATTCTCAGGCACCGGCGCAAGCACGTCGCGGGTATAGATCGCAGTCTTGGCGAGGCGCAGCACGGCGGTCGAGATGTCGGTCCCGAGGATGCGGTACTGAAACCGCGAGCCGTTCCGCGTCATGTCGTCCAGCACCATCGCAGTCGTATAGGCTTCCATGCCGGTGGAGCTTGCCGAGCTCCAGACCTTGACGTTCGCATTCCTGCGTCCATGCGATTTGAGCAGCGCGGGAATCGCGACGTCCCGCAGGAAGGTGAAGTGCTGCGGCTCCCGGAAGAAGTCCGTCTTGTTGGTCGTCACCACATCGATGAGATGCGTGAGCTCGGTGTCGAAATGATCGGCCTCGAACAGGTTCTCGACGTATTCGTTGAGGTCGGAGAAGTTCAGCGCGCGCACGCGCTTGTGCAGCCGCCCCTCCAGCATCAGCCGCTTGCCCGGCGGCAGCTTGATGCCGACCTGGCCCTCGATCAATTGGGCGATGGTCCGGAAGTGACGGTCCGACAGATGCACGGCCGTATCCTGCACGGCGGGCATCATGGCTTCCTGCCCCCGGTCGGGGATGGCCGCCTGCACTGAATGTCGGGCCATAGGGGCCATCATGAGTCCTACGCGTTCACGTAACCGCTGAAAGCGGACCGGTCCCATCGAGCGGGCCGGTCCGCAGGCACCCTTGCGGGTCCTAGCGTTGGAAATCGGCGTCCCGGTCGTCGCCGCTGTCGTTCATGTCGAACGCGAAGCCGCCGCCACCGGCGGCCTTCATGGCGCGCACCGGCTTGCCTTGCGGCTTCTTGGCCGGACGCTCGGCGGCCGCCATGTGCGCGGCCTTGGCGCGCAACTGGTTGACCGCGCGGTCGATCGGCGCGGCCGCCGGTCCTCTCGCCCCCTGTTCGATGCGGAAATAGGCGATCGTGGATTGAAGCTGCTCGGCCTGCGAGGCGAGTTCCTCCGAGGTCGAGGACACCTGCTCGGAGGCGCTGGCGTTCTGCTGGCCGACCTTGTCGAGCTGCTGAATCGCCTGGTTGATCTGCGCCGAGCCGACGTCCTGCTCGCGGCAGGCCGCCGTGATCTCCTCGACGAGCTCGGCCGTCTTCTTGATGTCCGGAACGAGCTTGGAAAGCATGATGCCGGCCTCCTGTGCCACCTTGACGGTGTCGACCGAGAGCGTGCCGATCTCGGCGGCGGCGGCCTGGCTGCGTTCGGCGAGCTTGCGCACTTCGGACGCCACCACCGCGAAGCCCTTGCCGTGCTCGCCGGCGCGGGCGGCCTCGACCGCGGCGTTGAGCGCGAGCAAATCGGTCTGGCGCGCGATCTCCTGCACGATCGTGATCTTTTCGGCGATGGTCTGCATCGCGTTGACGGCGCGGCCGACCGCGGCCCCACTGGCCTCCGCGTCCTTGGCGGACTGCGCTGCGATCTTTTCGGTCTGGTTGGCGTTGTCGGCGTTCTGCTTCACGTTGGAGGCCATCTCCTCCATTGAAGAAGAGGCCTCCTCCGCGGACGAGGCCTGCTCGGTCGCGCCCTGCGAGAGCTGTTCGGCGCTGGCCGAGAGCTCCTGGCTGCCGGCCGAGACGTTCTGCGCCGCGGTGAACGTCTCCGAGACGATTTGCCGAAGCTTGTCCACCATGCGTTCGAGCGCAAGGCCGAGCGTGTCCTTCTCGGACAGCGGCTTGGCTTCGACCATCAGATTGCCCTGCGCGATCTCGTTGGCGACCGCCGCGGTGGCATTCAAGTTCACGGTCATCGCGTTCAGTGACTTGATGAGATCGCCGATCTCGTCATTGCTGGATGATTCGATCTTGTGGCTGAGATCACCGATCGCCACCGCGTCGGCGAGGCCGACGGCCTGCGCCAGCGCCCGGCTGATGCTCATCGCGATCCAGGTCGCGGCGACCGCGGCGATGAGGAGCGAGGCAATGACCAGGCTCATCAGTATCAGTTCGGCGCGGGCGCCATCCTGCTTGGCCTGCTCGGCCTGCTCGGACATGTTCTTCTTGACGTTCCTGATGTAGCCATCGGCCGCTTCGATCGCATCCGCGACGACCTTGCGGCCGTCATGCATGGAGCGGTCCAGCGCCTTCGGCTTGTCGGTCTTCGCAAGCAGGACCGTCTCGTCCTGATACGCGTTCAGCTTGTTAAAGGCGACGTTGAAGACGTCCATCAGCTTCTTGCCGCCTTCGGTAGCCGCCGCGTAGATCTCGTCCTTGGACTTAGCGACCGCCTCGCGGCTCTTGATGAGGTCGAGTCGGAACTGCTCGTGCTCTGCGTCGGACGCCGCGAGGATCGAGTTCTTCTCGGCGCGCACCAGGAACAGAATGCCTTCCTTCAACTCGGCGGCCTTCTCCATGCGGCCTGCACGGCCGACCAGAAGCTCGGTGGTGCCGACCATATCGGCCAGCTTCATGTAACCGACCGCACCGGCGATCATGGACAGCAGGATGACGACGCCGAAGGCGCTGGCAAGCTTGGCTTTGACGGTGAATCTCATGTCAGTCTCGTTGTTTCGAATTGGGGTGCTACGCTTGACCACGCACGTGCAAACTCAGGCGGCGCGGGATGAATCCGCGGCCGCGTTACGTCCTTCCGGGATCTCGTCGTTCGCCATCAGCTTGGCGAGATCGAAGATCACGACGAATTTCTCGCCCTTGCGGCCGATGCCGGCGGCGTAATCGGACTGCCACTTGCCGCCGACCTCGGGGATCGGCTCGATCGCCTGCTCGTCGATGTCGGTCACCTCGAACACGCAATCGGCGACGAAGCCGACGCCGACTAGGCGGTCCTTCATCGGCACGTCGAGGATGATGATACGGGTCGCCTCGGTGGCGGCGACGCTCGGCAGGCCGAGCTTGGTGCGGAGATCAACGATTGGATAGCCGCTGCCGCGCACGTCGATCATGCCGAGCAAGAAGTTTGGCGCGTGCGGCAGCCGCGAGATCGGCCGCATGTCGAGAATTTCACGGACATTGCGGATGCTGATGCCGAACGTCTCGCCGGCGAGCCCGAGCGTCAGATATTGCGAGGTTGCGGCCATGATGCAGTCCAGGGGTCCGAAGGTTTGGGAATGAGCACGGTCCGGCACGCAGCCGGACCGGTTGTTCAGCGCTGGAACTCGGCGTCGCGATCGTCTTCGCCGTCATGCATGTCGAAAGCGAAGCCACCGCCGCCGGCGACTTTCATCGCCCGAGCCGGCTTGCGGGCGGGCGCGGACCTCTTCGCACCGCGGTCCGCTGCTGCCATGTGCGCCGCCTTCGTGCGAAGCTGGGTGACGGCGCGGTCGATCGGCGCCGATGCTTTCTCGTCGCGTCCGCCATGCTCGATGCGGAAGAACGAGATGGTCGACTGGAGCTGCTCGGCCTGCGAGGCAAGCTCCTCCGAGGTCGAGGACACCTGCTCGGAGGCGCTGGCGTTCTGCTGGCCGACCTTGTCGAGCTGCTGGATCGCCTGGTTGATCTGGGCCGAACCGACGTCCTGCTCGCGGCAAGCCGCGGTGATCTCCTGCACCAGCTCGGCGGTCTTCTTGATATCGGGCACCAGCTTGGACAGCATGACGCCGGCCTCCTGCGCCACCTTCACGCTTTCGGTCGACAGCGTGCCGATGTCCGCCGCAGCCGCCTGGCTGCGTTCGGCAAGCTTGCGCACTTCTGAGGCGACCACCGCAAAACCCTTGCCGTGCTCGCCGGCGCGTGCGGCTTCGACCGCCGCGTTGAGCGCGAGCAGGTCGGTCTGGCGGGCGATCTCCTGCACGATCGTGATCTTCTCGGCGATGGTCCGCATCGCTTCGACGGCACGGCCCACGGCGACACCGCTGGCCTCCGCATCCCTGGCCGATTGCGCCGCGATCTTCTCGGTCTGGTTGGCGTTGTCGGCGTTCTGCTTCACGTTGGAGGCCATCTCCTCCATCGAGGACGAAGCTTCCTCCGCGGAGGAGGCCTGCTCGGTCGCGCCCTGCGACAGCTGCTCGGCGCTGGCGGACAATTCCTGGCTGCCGGCCGAAACGTTCTGCGCCGCGGTCAGGGCTTCCTCGACGATCTGTTTGAGTTTCTCGACCATGACATTCAGCGACTTGGTGAGGTCGCCGATCTCGTCATTGCTGGACACCTTGATCATCTGGCTGAGGTCGCCATCGGCAACAGCGCCGGCGAGCCCGACCGCACGACCGAGGCCGCGGGCGATGCTGATGGAAATCCAGATCGCAGCAATCAGACCGATCGCTAGCGATGCAAGCACGGCCGAAATCAGAAGGAACTGAGCGCGGTTGCCGTCCTCATGAGCCTGGGCCGCCTGGGCGGCCATGTTCTTCTTGACGTTGGTGACGTAGACGCCGGCGGCTTCCATTGCTTCGCCGACCGCCTTGCGAGCCTCAATCGACGAGCGCTCGACGGCCTTCGTCCTGTCGGTCCTGGCAGTCTTGAAGACGTCGTCCTGGACGGCATTCATCCGGACGTAGGCCGCGCCGAAATTCTCAATCAGCTTCTTGCCCTCGGCAGAGGCCGCGGCATGGATCTCCTCTTTCAGCTTCAGCAGCGTCTCGCGCTGCTTGGCGATCTCGGCGATGAAGCGATCGGCCTCACTATCCGGCGCGAGAAGCAGGTTCTTCTCGGCCCGAACCTGGGACAGAATTCCCTTCTCGATTTCCGCCGCACGGTCAATCCGGACGGCGCGCGACACCAGGCTGTCGGCGGTGTCGATCATCTCGCTCAGCTTCACGTAAGCAAGGCCGCCCGCGGCCATCGAGAGCAACAGGACCACGCCGAATGCACTGGCAAGTTTTGCCTTGACGGTAAATCTCATTTCCAGCCCCTACCCCCAGTCTCGCCCGAGACTTCTTCTCAATGCAGGATGCGTTCCATGTTCGGAACGATGACAAACTCTTCACGCCATTTCGCAATGAAACGAATGAACTCCGGCTTCCAGTGCATGCCGACGCGCGGCGTCTGCTGCACGTCGGTCTGCGATATCTCCGTGACCTCGTAGACCTTATCGGCGGTAACACCGACCAGAACCGGCTCGCCGTCCAGCTCCAGCTCGATGACGACGATGCGCGTGTCGGCCGAATTCTCGGGCTGCGGCATGCCGAAACGGATGCGCAGATCCGCGAGCGGAATGACGTTGCCGCGCACATTGATCACGCTGGGAACGAAGGCGCGCGCACCCGCCACCTTGGTCACGGGCACGGGATCGATGATCTCGCGCACGAGGCCGGCATCCAGCGCGAACTTCTCCTCGCCGAGGCCGATCATCACGACCTGCATCGCATCGGCCCGACGTTCGCCAGCCAAACCTTCCTTCATCACGCCGCCTCGCTGATGTGCTGCTTCTCGACCTTCGACTGCGCCAGCGTGACGAGCTGCGCGACGTCGAGGATCAGCGCCGCCGTGCCGTCACCCAGGATCGTCGCGCCGGAGAAGATCGTGACGTCGGAATGCAGCTTGGAGAGCGACTTGATCACGGTCTGGTGGTTGCCGATGATCTGGTCGGCGACGAGGCCCACCCGGGTCTCACCGGTCGAGATGATGATCGTCTTCTGGTGCCGGTCGGGCGAACCCTGCGACGACATGATCTCACGCAGGCGCAGGAACGGCACGAGGCCGCCGCGCACATTGAGGAAATTGCGGCCGCGCGAGCGCTCGTCATCGGCGGTCAACTCGACGCACTCCTCCACGGCCGACAGCGGGATGATGTAGCGGCCTTCGCCGACGCGGATCAGAAGGCCCTCGATGATCGCG
This genomic stretch from Bradyrhizobium sp. CCGB12 harbors:
- a CDS encoding EAL domain-containing protein → MRLQRPNLSFAALVLASTMAFGLAGHFAAKAVIRNQQAHQLNELIEVVLRRSEFAVDFAAASLDELARRNLASCEPGALQAIRLHVYQRSAIKDVRLVKPDGSVICSAYSETLEFDKGWVDRRDMLPSRDKALSLFRVEQFGGDALGVLRDINSSSALVAIVGINASLLDIMPAELRAHSKVILALSRGEKLGEFQTDADKSLLEPISFDRNSTRFPLHATIQLEHAVLSSWNNEAYWPALAVALGLGAIFGILLARSRRMEGPVADLDRALAAGEFKPYYQPIFDLRTGQIKGCEILARWLRRDGSVVPPMNFIPLAESSGRIQAMTWHLLGSALADLKPLLKANKNFKMSLNVVPNHLLSAGFVETLRRKVLTARVSARQIVVEITERDELDDLARAAAVVAELRDHGFRVAIDDVGVGHSGLSRLKGLGADMIKIDKFFVDTITVDASTTTIVEMLVALARDLHMTVVAEGIETEEQLRALVASGVEEGQGYLVAPPVPLARFNELVESRRVAPPGAAASSGTALVA
- a CDS encoding VanZ family protein → MRKNHLIAAASICLALIVYATLARLSGRPALMGHHEAYWIVVIERFSAYGLLGFLLSFLLPGRFALACSLVIAVAMGLELIQAFIPDRDPGFLDVLQKAAGGTVGVMLAQMILAFLPRPPS
- a CDS encoding CHRD domain-containing protein, coding for MIKAVCRPSVALLGTLALVGSVIATSATAGAEVVKLKAELKGSNEVPPNSSPGSGKAEASYDTETKVLTYIVTYAGLTGPAMGAHFHGPSDAGKNAGIALPFKSAQSPIQGSATLTDAQAADLLAGKWYANIHTAGNPGGELRGQMMK
- a CDS encoding chemotaxis protein — protein: MSAIPASTLNEAIAAIEDVSSRIEDVFARVGHELGRGHLIFKELNQGLATLSSELAGAEIEGAATALQEIAARLSELAQALPAETALLETIGKSTAEASALLKPLFKHIQMITIIARSARIEAASLDGDREGFLAFTQEAYDLGKAVQGSIEGCARDQQRLSEAVATAFGRQKEFEGRYRNQLAAESVELGAAHSGLRDQRSNSSHLTDLTSSSTRKIAEAVGSAIISLQAGDSTRQRLEHVSHGLGLASGSTPSLVPEPVASDDGARAICQLQAAQLRDAQREFSGDIGQIVRALTAILRDAGSVVGHGRTLFGGEDGGASSFLSRIKQTLAHASTLIVTCEGAGRSVDEALAIVEDTLTKFRHAIAGLAEATVDITLIGMNAGLKASHLGSRGSAFVVIANELKATADQVSAGAGRLRPVLDGIERSARELKQLRVQGDPTQLAKLEPQILQALREVEAGNERLGKLMGRLVDEGAEFERLMNSAQGLMTALGDGSATLPAVAARLETTSVGVQRPQPQDEAVLDGLFARYTMERERDVHRVFLQTLGLASIAATRRVEAVAAADDGIELF
- a CDS encoding chemotaxis response regulator protein-glutamate methylesterase, translating into MPREKVRVLIVDDSASVRQILQTILNEDPDIEVMGTASDPFAAARRLQNEIPDVIILDIEMPRMDGMTFLRKIMAQRPIPVIICSSLTEEGSNVMFEAFEAGAVDIVPKPKIDTRQALLECSTRLREAVKSAARARVRPRAERRVVEKKLTADAIIPPPVQGKTRPTTERIVCIGASTGGTEALNDVLEMLPPHCPPIVIVQHMPAGFTAAFAKRLDSVCQIRVKEAEDGEPVLPGCAYIAPGARHMLLQRIGLRYQIAIKDGPPVSRHRPSVDVLFRSAAQHAGANALGVIMTGMGDDGARGMLEMRKLGASTRAQDEESCVVFGMPKEAIAHGGVEKVVSLHHIPREIMLWYQAGHAAVAG
- a CDS encoding protein-glutamate O-methyltransferase CheR, with the translated sequence MMPAVQDTAVHLSDRHFRTIAQLIEGQVGIKLPPGKRLMLEGRLHKRVRALNFSDLNEYVENLFEADHFDTELTHLIDVVTTNKTDFFREPQHFTFLRDVAIPALLKSHGRRNANVKVWSSASSTGMEAYTTAMVLDDMTRNGSRFQYRILGTDISTAVLRLAKTAIYTRDVLAPVPENFVKRYFLSSRDRSRGEVRVVPELRGMTHFMRMNLMDASYPVDRDVDIIFCRNVLIYFERETQRKVIEQLCSHLRPGGYLLVGHSESMIHSAVPGLKQVQPTIFQV
- a CDS encoding methyl-accepting chemotaxis protein — protein: MRFTVKAKLASAFGVVILLSMIAGAVGYMKLADMVGTTELLVGRAGRMEKAAELKEGILFLVRAEKNSILAASDAEHEQFRLDLIKSREAVAKSKDEIYAAATEGGKKLMDVFNVAFNKLNAYQDETVLLAKTDKPKALDRSMHDGRKVVADAIEAADGYIRNVKKNMSEQAEQAKQDGARAELILMSLVIASLLIAAVAATWIAMSISRALAQAVGLADAVAIGDLSHKIESSSNDEIGDLIKSLNAMTVNLNATAAVANEIAQGNLMVEAKPLSEKDTLGLALERMVDKLRQIVSETFTAAQNVSAGSQELSASAEQLSQGATEQASSAEEASSSMEEMASNVKQNADNANQTEKIAAQSAKDAEASGAAVGRAVNAMQTIAEKITIVQEIARQTDLLALNAAVEAARAGEHGKGFAVVASEVRKLAERSQAAAAEIGTLSVDTVKVAQEAGIMLSKLVPDIKKTAELVEEITAACREQDVGSAQINQAIQQLDKVGQQNASASEQVSSTSEELASQAEQLQSTIAYFRIEQGARGPAAAPIDRAVNQLRAKAAHMAAAERPAKKPQGKPVRAMKAAGGGGFAFDMNDSGDDRDADFQR